Within Deinococcus actinosclerus, the genomic segment TGGGCGCCCTGGACAAGCAGATCAAGGCCATCGACGCCAAGGGCGCCAGCGCCACCGCCGCCGAGAAGCAGACCCGCGACACGCTGGTCAAGACCATCCAGGCCAAAGCCGCCGAGTACGACAAGCAGATCGATCCCAAGGTGACCGAGATCGAGCAGGCCGTCGACAAGGCCGTGAGCGCCGTGGCCAAGAGCAACGGCTACAGCATCGTCATGGACAAGACCGTCGCGGCCAAGAGTGGCCTCGTGATCTACGCGGACGACAGCACCGACCTGACCAGCGCCGTCGTCAAGAACATCAAGTAATCCCTCTCTGCGCGCTGGCTGTTCTCCTGTCACCCGGGCAGGACAGTCAGCGCCTTCACGTCTGTATGGAGGTGCCCCATGAACCGATTCCTGACGCTCCTGCCCCTGGCCCTGCTCGCCACCGTGCCCCACGCCCAGCAGAGCAAGAACCGCGTCGGTCTGGTCAACGTCCAGAGCGTGATCAAGTCGATGAGCGGCAGCAAGACCTACCTCGACCTCAACGCCAAGTCCAGCAGCGATCTCAAGGCCCGTCAGGCTGCCCTCCAGACGCTCGCCACCAAGGCCGCCAGGGGCAGCGCCGCCGACAAGGCCGCCCTGACCAAGGCGCAGCAGGACTACGCCAAAGCCCGTGACAGCTACGTCAAGCAGATCGAGGCGGCCTTCAAGCCCCTCGCCACCAAGCTGAACACAGCCGTGGCCAAGGTCGCCAAGACCAACGGCTACAGCATCGTGA encodes:
- a CDS encoding OmpH family outer membrane protein; this translates as MKISAKLVAPVALAAAFGLGMVSPHAQTTPQKVAFVDVTKLLAAHPNDKSIKDIQAKADTELGALDKQIKAIDAKGASATAAEKQTRDTLVKTIQAKAAEYDKQIDPKVTEIEQAVDKAVSAVAKSNGYSIVMDKTVAAKSGLVIYADDSTDLTSAVVKNIK
- a CDS encoding OmpH family outer membrane protein, with protein sequence MNRFLTLLPLALLATVPHAQQSKNRVGLVNVQSVIKSMSGSKTYLDLNAKSSSDLKARQAALQTLATKAARGSAADKAALTKAQQDYAKARDSYVKQIEAAFKPLATKLNTAVAKVAKTNGYSIVMDASVAAQTSLIVHANPGVDLTQAVIKEVK